A segment of the Rhodothermales bacterium genome:
TGCGACGTCGCCGGGTAGCCCTCGAACGCCGGATCATCCGCTTCAGCACGCGACCTCTGGTACCGTGTGGAGATGGCCATGATGCGCGTGCAGCCAAGATGTACAAGCGGCGCCAACGGTGCGGCCAGCCGGATACCCCCGTCGCCGTAGTAGGCGTCGCCGATTCGGACGGCAGGAAATAGCAGCGGCAGGGCGGTCGACGCCATGATGTGCTCAACCGTGAGCGTCGTGTTGATGCCGATCCGGGTCGGTCGCTCCCACTTGCTGATGTTCCGACCCTGGACCCACGTGACGGTCTGCCCCGTCGCGTAGTTTGTGGTCACGACGGCCACGGCCTTGAGGCGGTCCTGGGCAAGTTTCTGCGAGATGCAGCTCAGCTTGCCATCCTCCGCCTTGAGTTGGACCGTCAGAAACTCACGAAGCGGCATCGTGTCAAGCAGGGCCTTACCGATCCATTCCTCGTCCTCGTCCTTTCTGAACATGAGGCCGCGCAAGAACGAGAAACTCGACTCCGCGGCAAAGACGTTGTCGGCACGAATGTCTGCCCACCCCTGAACCAGCTGATCGACGCTCATCCGCAGCGGCCCGCACGTGTTAGACAGATAGGCGGTGTTGATCGCGCCCGCCGATACTCCGGTCATGACATCGAAATCGACGTCCTCAAAGGTCTCGGCGATGTAGCGCAGCACACCGGCCTGGTACGCCGCACGCGCACCTCCTCCACTGAGCAGCAATCCGAACTGCTGAGACCTGGAATCAGAACCGAACCATTCCCTCACCCTTTCGATCAGGTTCATCGGCACATTGTGGAGTTCACGAGTGGTGGAATTCAAGATTGCGATGCACCTCCAAAAGAGCAACTCGGACGCAGGATTCGT
Coding sequences within it:
- a CDS encoding patatin, which encodes MNLIERVREWFGSDSRSQQFGLLLSGGGARAAYQAGVLRYIAETFEDVDFDVMTGVSAGAINTAYLSNTCGPLRMSVDQLVQGWADIRADNVFAAESSFSFLRGLMFRKDEDEEWIGKALLDTMPLREFLTVQLKAEDGKLSCISQKLAQDRLKAVAVVTTNYATGQTVTWVQGRNISKWERPTRIGINTTLTVEHIMASTALPLLFPAVRIGDAYYGDGGIRLAAPLAPLVHLGCTRIMAISTRYQRSRAEADDPAFEGYPATSQIFSVLMNSIFLDALDQDALTMDRLNALLDQLPESRRLGMRPIHLLVMRPSIDIGRLAGEFEAELSGVLGTMSRGLGGGQSKSPDWLSMLLFEPRYVQRLIEVGYEDGRRQRDRIEQFFYSHEVSTPRLEATHVST